One region of bacterium genomic DNA includes:
- a CDS encoding sialidase family protein yields MSWSTDGGENWASPVIVDSGICNLSSIAVYGNDVYVLISKGWPFMDYYFASSTDGGASFEPSYQINDTVVQDSVNEMPVGDLCQNGEIGVVSHFSVLLACQ; encoded by the coding sequence GTGAGCTGGTCAACCGATGGTGGCGAAAACTGGGCCTCTCCAGTTATAGTTGACAGCGGAATATGTAATCTCTCATCTATTGCAGTTTATGGGAATGATGTTTATGTTCTAATCTCAAAGGGCTGGCCCTTTATGGATTACTATTTTGCCAGCTCAACTGATGGGGGTGCAAGTTTTGAGCCCTCCTATCAGATTAATGATACTGTAGTGCAAGATTCAGTAAATGAAATGCCTGTCGGTGATTTATGTCAGAATGGTGAAATTGGTGTCGTTTCTCATTTTTCTGTCTTGCTGGCTTGTCAATGA
- a CDS encoding carbon starvation protein A: MNSLWLGVIGLVAFALGYKFYGKLIEKLFDVDPERKTPAHTKFDGIDYVPARHWLMLFGHHFSSIAGAGPILGPVIAGAIWGWGPAVLWIILGSILLGGVHDFSTLMVSIRHEGRSIADVAESTLGRRARTIFAIFVWLALILVIAVFAASAAKTLETTPEIVIPTFGIIPTAILVGLMLYRWKWPSPLATVLGVGILFGLIVCGYYCPIPGSYHLWLFILLIAYAYTASILPVNIILQPRDYLSFFILFFGLLVGYIGLISTRPPIHAPIFIGFSGGKQGWLFPMMCVTIACGAVSGFHSLVASGTTSKQLPNERFAKPIGYGAMLTEGVLAILALICVCAGLYWVGGPEGLVYPELIKGGNWIVAFGKGYGEITRPILGMLGMFIGITMLKTFIVTTLDTATRITRYIGTELFADKLGLKFMRNMYINTAIVIGLATWLALGAWQTIWPVFGAANQLVAALTLLVVTAWLLSKGKYIKWTLWPAIFMLLTTVVALVWEVVGFFSGHKVLLGVIACVLIVLACVMIGETLRVVLTTKAIKRGCVMK; this comes from the coding sequence ATGAACTCACTTTGGCTGGGGGTAATTGGGTTGGTAGCATTCGCTCTGGGGTATAAGTTTTATGGCAAGCTAATAGAGAAGCTGTTTGATGTAGACCCAGAGAGGAAAACGCCCGCCCATACTAAATTTGATGGCATAGATTATGTTCCCGCAAGGCACTGGTTAATGCTTTTTGGGCACCACTTTTCATCAATTGCGGGTGCAGGACCAATTCTTGGTCCTGTAATTGCTGGTGCTATATGGGGATGGGGACCTGCGGTGCTGTGGATTATACTGGGCTCTATACTTTTGGGTGGTGTGCACGACTTTTCTACACTTATGGTTTCAATTAGACACGAAGGGCGCTCTATTGCTGATGTTGCTGAATCTACTCTGGGACGCAGAGCAAGGACTATCTTTGCCATATTTGTTTGGCTCGCACTTATCCTTGTTATAGCCGTGTTTGCCGCCTCTGCTGCAAAAACACTTGAGACTACACCTGAGATTGTGATTCCTACATTCGGAATTATACCTACAGCTATATTAGTGGGGCTTATGCTATACAGGTGGAAGTGGCCATCACCACTTGCAACGGTTTTAGGTGTCGGCATCCTATTTGGACTAATAGTTTGTGGTTATTATTGCCCGATACCAGGGAGCTACCATCTATGGCTTTTTATTTTGCTAATAGCATATGCTTATACTGCATCTATATTGCCAGTAAATATTATACTACAGCCACGCGACTACCTATCATTTTTCATTTTATTCTTTGGCCTGCTTGTCGGCTATATAGGGCTTATATCCACACGTCCACCCATACATGCCCCAATCTTTATCGGTTTTTCTGGTGGTAAACAAGGATGGCTATTCCCTATGATGTGCGTGACAATAGCTTGTGGTGCAGTATCAGGGTTCCATTCGCTTGTGGCAAGTGGCACAACTTCCAAGCAATTGCCAAACGAGAGGTTCGCCAAGCCCATAGGCTACGGTGCTATGCTAACCGAGGGTGTGCTTGCAATCCTTGCATTAATTTGTGTTTGCGCAGGGTTATACTGGGTAGGCGGCCCTGAAGGGCTTGTTTATCCAGAGCTTATAAAAGGCGGCAACTGGATAGTAGCATTCGGCAAAGGGTACGGCGAAATAACCAGACCAATCTTAGGTATGTTAGGTATGTTTATAGGCATAACAATGCTCAAAACCTTTATAGTTACAACACTTGATACTGCTACAAGAATTACAAGATATATAGGGACAGAATTGTTTGCTGATAAGCTGGGTCTCAAATTTATGCGAAATATGTATATAAATACTGCAATTGTAATTGGGTTAGCTACTTGGCTGGCACTCGGTGCCTGGCAGACGATTTGGCCTGTGTTTGGTGCTGCAAATCAGCTTGTTGCTGCACTTACATTGCTTGTGGTTACTGCGTGGTTATTAAGCAAAGGTAAGTATATAAAGTGGACATTATGGCCGGCTATTTTTATGTTGCTTACAACTGTTGTTGCTCTTGTTTGGGAGGTGGTTGGCTTTTTTTCTGGACATAAGGTTTTGTTAGGTGTAATTGCTTGCGTCCTAATCGTGCTGGCATGTGTAATGATAGGAGAAACACTGCGAGTGGTGCTTACCACTAAAGCAATAAAGAGGGGGTGCGTTATGAAATAA
- a CDS encoding 3-methyl-2-oxobutanoate dehydrogenase subunit VorB, with protein MTTKDIVRYKTGEKILIKGNEALAEGAVRAGCRFFAGYPITPQNEIPEYLSWRLFEVGGTFIQSESEIAAVNMIFGAAACGVRGMTSSSGCGISLKQEGISYISSAELPFFYANIVRGGPGLGNIAPAQSDYFQATRGGGHGDYRVIVLAPGSVTEMGNFPKLAYDLGDKYRNPCMVLADGLLGQMMEPMQFEFDWVDLDKLPPKDYITTGCKGRKRRIINTLYMAPGRLEEHNWHLYEKYQKIETNEVRYEELELDDAELAIIAYGTSARISKDAVIKGRKKGIKIGLFRPITLWPFPKVAINTLADRVKKFLVVEMNMGQMIEDVQISARGKANIHFLGHPGGGLPTGDEVLGKVEEILSTSTGYCV; from the coding sequence ATGACTACAAAAGATATAGTGAGGTATAAGACAGGTGAAAAGATATTAATAAAGGGAAATGAAGCTCTTGCAGAAGGTGCTGTTCGTGCTGGGTGCAGATTTTTTGCTGGCTATCCTATTACACCACAAAATGAGATTCCTGAGTACCTTTCCTGGCGTTTATTTGAGGTAGGTGGTACTTTTATTCAGTCAGAATCTGAGATTGCTGCTGTTAATATGATATTTGGTGCTGCTGCTTGTGGTGTCCGGGGGATGACATCTTCATCTGGGTGCGGTATTAGCTTGAAACAGGAAGGTATTTCGTATATATCATCAGCTGAACTCCCTTTTTTTTATGCCAACATCGTTCGCGGTGGTCCTGGACTTGGCAACATTGCACCTGCACAAAGTGATTATTTTCAGGCAACTCGTGGTGGTGGTCATGGGGACTATCGTGTGATTGTGTTGGCGCCCGGTTCAGTGACTGAGATGGGTAATTTTCCAAAGTTAGCATATGACTTGGGAGATAAATACCGTAATCCGTGTATGGTATTGGCAGATGGCTTGTTAGGTCAGATGATGGAGCCGATGCAGTTTGAGTTTGACTGGGTAGACTTAGATAAGTTGCCTCCAAAGGATTACATAACGACGGGCTGCAAGGGTAGAAAGCGTAGGATTATCAACACACTGTATATGGCACCGGGTAGACTTGAAGAACACAACTGGCACCTGTATGAGAAATACCAGAAAATAGAGACAAATGAGGTACGATATGAGGAATTGGAACTGGACGATGCTGAGCTCGCAATCATTGCCTACGGGACTTCAGCTCGGATATCAAAGGATGCAGTGATCAAGGGTAGGAAAAAGGGAATAAAGATTGGACTCTTCAGGCCAATAACTTTATGGCCGTTTCCTAAAGTGGCTATAAATACACTGGCTGATAGGGTGAAGAAATTTTTAGTTGTTGAGATGAATATGGGGCAGATGATTGAAGATGTCCAGATATCTGCTCGTGGCAAGGCTAATATTCACTTTCTTGGTCATCCTGGCGGTGGTCTGCCGACAGGAGATGAAGTCTTGGGTAAAGTAGAAGAAATATTAAGCACCTCCACAGGATACTGCGTATAA
- a CDS encoding MjaI family restriction endonuclease encodes MKEVVINRTFDGYQTEIQTVYGPLQNILGVSIKPAPDEWDRLYNVDFFIEVNGKYIGLQIKPITFEHTFEDYKWKEMQEATHLKF; translated from the coding sequence ATTAAAGAGGTAGTGATTAATAGAACTTTTGATGGCTATCAAACCGAGATTCAAACTGTATACGGTCCACTGCAAAATATTCTTGGTGTCTCCATAAAACCGGCACCAGATGAGTGGGATAGGCTTTATAATGTAGATTTCTTTATAGAGGTGAACGGCAAATATATTGGGCTGCAGATAAAGCCTATTACTTTTGAACATACCTTTGAGGATTACAAATGGAAAGAGATGCAAGAGGCAACTCATCTTAAGTTCTAA
- a CDS encoding beta-ketoacyl-ACP synthase III produces the protein MRNIKIIGTGSYVPPKVITNFDLEKMVDTSNDWIIERTGIRERHIVEGDTATSDLVVQAANNALAQAGLKATALDALIVATASPDTAYPSTACWAQKGLGIPGIAAFDVGAACSGFLYGLEVAAGLIESGNYKNVLVCGAEVMSRVVNWEDRNTCVLFGDGAGACIVTSSDGSSGILSSYLGADGTIGHLLVQPAGGTRLPASSETVTNKLHSVHMEGREVFKHAVRAMGNSAIRVLKLANLKNEDIALFIPHQANLRIVEATCKRVKIPMDKAYIIIDKYGNVPAASIPLALDEANRVGRIKRGDIILLVAFGAGFTWGGMVLKW, from the coding sequence ATGCGTAATATAAAGATTATAGGTACTGGTTCATATGTGCCACCAAAAGTTATAACTAATTTTGATTTAGAGAAGATGGTTGATACCTCAAATGATTGGATAATAGAGCGGACTGGTATTCGTGAGCGTCATATAGTAGAAGGTGATACCGCGACATCTGATTTAGTAGTTCAGGCGGCTAATAATGCATTAGCGCAAGCGGGTCTAAAAGCTACTGCCCTTGACGCACTTATAGTAGCGACTGCGAGTCCTGATACTGCGTATCCGTCAACTGCTTGTTGGGCACAGAAAGGTTTGGGTATCCCTGGTATAGCTGCATTTGATGTAGGGGCTGCGTGTTCAGGCTTTCTTTATGGGCTTGAGGTAGCGGCGGGGCTTATAGAGTCTGGCAATTACAAGAATGTTCTCGTTTGCGGTGCTGAGGTTATGTCAAGGGTTGTTAACTGGGAGGACAGGAACACTTGTGTATTATTTGGTGATGGTGCTGGTGCGTGCATAGTTACAAGTAGTGATGGTAGTAGTGGCATTTTATCTTCTTATTTAGGTGCGGATGGCACTATTGGGCACTTACTTGTTCAGCCAGCGGGTGGGACGCGGCTGCCAGCTTCTTCTGAGACTGTTACTAATAAGCTTCATTCAGTGCATATGGAGGGTAGGGAGGTATTTAAGCATGCAGTGCGTGCTATGGGTAATTCAGCTATCCGTGTACTAAAATTGGCAAATCTAAAAAATGAAGACATAGCCCTGTTTATTCCACATCAAGCTAACTTACGGATAGTGGAGGCGACTTGTAAGCGTGTAAAGATACCGATGGATAAGGCGTATATAATAATAGACAAGTATGGCAATGTGCCAGCAGCTTCTATTCCACTGGCACTGGATGAGGCAAACAGGGTTGGCAGGATAAAGCGTGGCGATATAATCCTATTAGTTGCTTTTGGGGCTGGGTTTACTTGGGGTGGGATGGTATTGAAATGGTGA
- a CDS encoding thiamine pyrophosphate-dependent enzyme, which yields MGKIYKKPASMTGITMRYCPGCGHGIVHRLIAEVIDELGIRERTTGIAPVGCSVFLDEYLDCDMIQVPHGRGCAAATGMKRVCPDLVVFSYQGDGDLAGIGTAETIHAAARGENFTVIFINNAIYGMTGGQQAPTTMPGQKTSTNPFGRDPKVAGYPIRVCELLSSLDGPVYLERTTVNSVSNVLKTKRALKKAFQIQLDRLGFTLVEILSPCPTGWGVTPKKACEFIEEKMSKYYPLGVYKDLTPAKAEIRIYEEKIPPEKPSEIEGIGF from the coding sequence ATGGGCAAAATTTACAAAAAGCCGGCAAGCATGACAGGAATTACGATGCGTTACTGTCCAGGTTGTGGTCACGGTATCGTGCATCGGCTTATAGCAGAGGTGATTGATGAGCTGGGTATTCGTGAGCGTACTACTGGGATAGCACCTGTGGGCTGTTCTGTATTTTTAGATGAATACTTAGATTGTGACATGATACAGGTTCCTCATGGACGAGGTTGTGCTGCTGCAACCGGGATGAAACGGGTATGCCCAGATTTAGTTGTCTTCTCCTATCAAGGTGACGGTGATTTGGCTGGCATCGGGACAGCTGAAACCATTCATGCTGCTGCCAGAGGCGAAAACTTTACAGTAATATTCATCAACAATGCTATTTATGGGATGACTGGTGGGCAGCAAGCACCAACAACTATGCCGGGTCAGAAGACAAGCACCAATCCTTTTGGTCGGGACCCAAAGGTTGCTGGCTATCCTATCAGGGTGTGTGAACTTCTCTCCTCACTTGACGGTCCTGTCTATTTGGAGCGGACTACTGTGAACAGTGTTTCCAATGTGCTGAAAACGAAGCGTGCTCTGAAGAAGGCATTTCAGATACAACTTGATAGACTAGGTTTTACACTGGTTGAAATTCTATCACCATGTCCTACGGGTTGGGGTGTAACCCCTAAGAAGGCGTGCGAGTTTATAGAGGAGAAGATGAGTAAATATTATCCGCTGGGTGTGTATAAAGATTTGACGCCAGCAAAAGCAGAAATAAGAATTTATGAGGAAAAAATACCACCAGAAAAACCGTCAGAAATAGAGGGTATCGGATTTTAG
- a CDS encoding T9SS type A sorting domain-containing protein, protein MINNKYRENDERICAMYKLIVKVVIATVIGLPLLSNPIVAGWERTYGGINSDVGCSVVQAQDGDYIIAGATSSYGVGGEDVWLIKTDATGNILWTRTYGGAGNDVGLSIMQTLDSGYIVAGITNSYGAGLDDIYLIKTNSNGDLVWTKTYGGTYEDVGLSIAHTLDEGCIITGSTESYGEIWGDVWLVRIGAAGDTLWTRTYGGNREDCGLSVRQTLDGGYIVTGRTASYGAGAVDVYLIKVDAEGVEESSNVKAQSSNLEIYPNPFTSVVSVKWSGISESQGIGIQIYDLSGRLVKTLITNHSPLTTAVTWDGTDASGKEVESGVYFCQLKVGDNSVIKKLIMMR, encoded by the coding sequence ATGATAAATAATAAATACCGAGAGAATGACGAAAGGATATGTGCGATGTATAAGTTAATTGTTAAAGTTGTAATAGCAACTGTGATTGGGCTACCATTATTGTCTAATCCAATAGTTGCTGGCTGGGAAAGGACATATGGTGGAATTAATAGCGACGTTGGCTGCTCAGTGGTACAGGCTCAAGATGGTGACTATATTATAGCTGGAGCAACCAGTTCATACGGTGTGGGAGGAGAAGATGTTTGGTTAATAAAAACAGATGCAACCGGTAATATACTTTGGACTAGAACATATGGTGGAGCTGGTAACGATGTTGGCTTGTCGATCATGCAAACACTGGATAGTGGCTATATTGTAGCTGGAATAACTAATTCATATGGTGCAGGACTGGATGATATCTATCTAATAAAGACAAATTCAAATGGTGATTTAGTGTGGACAAAGACATATGGTGGAACTTATGAAGATGTTGGTCTTTCAATAGCTCACACCTTGGACGAAGGCTGTATTATAACTGGAAGCACTGAATCGTATGGTGAAATATGGGGGGATGTTTGGTTGGTAAGGATAGGTGCAGCTGGTGATACACTCTGGACAAGAACATACGGTGGAAACAGAGAAGATTGCGGCCTCTCAGTGAGACAGACATTGGATGGTGGTTATATTGTAACAGGACGGACTGCTTCATACGGTGCGGGAGCGGTTGATGTCTATCTAATAAAGGTTGATGCTGAAGGAGTAGAAGAAAGTTCAAATGTCAAAGCTCAAAGTTCAAATCTTGAAATCTATCCTAATCCATTTACTTCAGTAGTTAGTGTCAAGTGGTCAGGGATTAGTGAAAGCCAAGGAATTGGCATACAAATTTATGATTTAAGTGGTAGGTTGGTAAAAACACTAATCACTAACCACTCTCCACTGACCACTGCTGTTACTTGGGATGGTACAGATGCGAGTGGAAAAGAGGTTGAGTCAGGTGTATACTTCTGCCAGCTTAAGGTTGGTGATAATAGTGTGATAAAGAAACTGATTATGATGAGGTGA
- a CDS encoding 2-oxoacid:acceptor oxidoreductase family protein — protein MRQEVIIAGFGGQGVIKAGVLLAAAAMNEDKHCTHFPSYGAEMRGGTANCSVIVSTDEIASPVITEPDTIIIMNEPSLDKFEPRLKKGGLLIYNSSLIHRKPKRDDIQVLAVPASEIAERLGTVKCANMTVMGAYVASTGAVSLDSIKAAIPIVFPKLNEDLITINKNALHEGATIVQK, from the coding sequence ATGAGACAGGAAGTAATTATCGCTGGCTTTGGTGGCCAGGGAGTTATCAAAGCGGGTGTCTTATTGGCGGCAGCGGCTATGAATGAAGACAAGCACTGCACCCATTTTCCATCTTATGGTGCTGAGATGAGGGGTGGGACTGCAAATTGTTCCGTGATTGTGTCCACGGACGAGATTGCATCCCCAGTGATTACAGAACCGGATACTATAATCATCATGAATGAACCCTCTCTTGACAAGTTTGAGCCCCGTCTAAAGAAGGGTGGACTCCTTATCTACAATTCTTCACTTATCCATAGGAAGCCGAAAAGAGATGATATTCAGGTACTTGCAGTTCCGGCCAGTGAAATAGCAGAAAGGCTGGGCACAGTCAAATGTGCTAATATGACTGTTATGGGTGCTTATGTAGCCAGTACTGGGGCTGTCAGCCTGGATAGCATAAAGGCAGCTATCCCCATAGTCTTTCCCAAGCTCAATGAAGACCTTATTACCATAAACAAAAACGCCCTCCATGAGGGTGCTACAATTGTACAGAAGTAG
- a CDS encoding inorganic phosphate transporter, with protein sequence MVTIPLLLLVACAVGLYMAWSIGANDIANAMATAVGARAITLRQAVLIASIFTFIGATFVGTHVTETIRKGIINPTFIPNPKIMILGALSSLLAAAIWVTLATWKAMPVSTTHSIVGALVGFGLLIGGPYCVNWKKIVEIVASWVMSPAIAGVFSFFTFKSIVKFILNNKEPASATIRLVPFYMGIAFFIMALAMLLNTRLGKFTNNLVEILGVSLIIAGIAGMIGYHWVIGVIKSKSREIEGVEESFRRLQVITSCYVAFSIGANDVANAMGPVATIFCIIKTGTFGTQVPIPFFILVLGGVGISIGVLTWGYRVMETIGFKITELTNTRGYSIDFGGATSVILATKLGMPVSTTHAAVGSVIGVGLARGLDAVDFGVVRKILISWVITLPIAALTSVGIYTILQKMVSGLIFH encoded by the coding sequence ATGGTAACTATCCCACTTTTACTTTTAGTTGCTTGTGCTGTTGGTCTATATATGGCATGGTCAATAGGGGCAAATGATATTGCTAACGCTATGGCAACGGCAGTTGGGGCGAGGGCAATTACTTTACGACAAGCTGTTTTAATTGCTTCTATATTTACTTTTATAGGAGCTACTTTTGTTGGTACACATGTGACAGAGACAATAAGGAAAGGAATTATTAATCCAACATTTATCCCTAATCCAAAGATTATGATACTCGGTGCCCTTTCCTCGCTACTTGCAGCTGCTATTTGGGTGACTCTTGCAACATGGAAGGCAATGCCAGTCTCTACTACGCATTCAATTGTAGGCGCTTTAGTTGGATTTGGGCTTCTTATTGGTGGTCCTTATTGTGTGAATTGGAAAAAAATTGTAGAAATAGTAGCAAGTTGGGTTATGTCTCCAGCAATAGCAGGAGTGTTTTCTTTTTTTACATTTAAGTCAATAGTTAAATTTATATTAAATAATAAAGAACCTGCCAGTGCTACTATAAGATTAGTACCATTTTATATGGGAATTGCTTTTTTTATTATGGCATTAGCTATGCTTCTTAATACAAGACTTGGTAAATTTACAAATAATTTAGTAGAAATTTTGGGCGTTTCATTGATAATAGCTGGTATTGCTGGGATGATAGGCTACCATTGGGTAATTGGAGTTATCAAGAGTAAAAGTAGAGAAATTGAAGGAGTTGAAGAGTCGTTTAGGAGACTGCAAGTTATAACCTCCTGTTACGTAGCTTTTTCAATAGGTGCAAATGATGTTGCCAATGCTATGGGACCTGTAGCTACGATTTTTTGTATCATTAAGACTGGTACATTTGGGACACAAGTTCCTATTCCTTTTTTTATATTAGTATTAGGCGGAGTCGGGATATCAATAGGGGTATTAACTTGGGGTTATAGGGTGATGGAGACGATTGGATTTAAGATTACTGAACTTACAAACACAAGAGGATATTCTATAGACTTTGGCGGCGCTACAAGTGTCATTTTAGCAACTAAACTTGGTATGCCGGTATCAACCACTCATGCAGCTGTGGGCTCAGTGATTGGGGTTGGGCTTGCAAGAGGATTAGATGCGGTTGACTTTGGTGTAGTACGTAAAATATTAATCTCATGGGTAATCACACTGCCGATAGCAGCGTTGACATCTGTTGGCATATATACAATTTTGCAGAAAATGGTGTCAGGTCTGATTTTTCATTGA
- a CDS encoding 4Fe-4S binding protein, protein MKESTTKLKAKVTIYEELCKGCGYCIDACPKKILEMTSKFNYSGYHPPHCTNIEECIGCGLCYQVCPEIAIEVEKL, encoded by the coding sequence ATGAAAGAGTCAACTACTAAACTGAAGGCAAAAGTAACAATTTACGAAGAGCTTTGTAAGGGGTGTGGCTACTGTATTGATGCCTGTCCTAAGAAGATACTTGAGATGACATCCAAATTTAATTATAGTGGCTATCATCCACCACACTGCACGAATATAGAAGAATGTATTGGGTGTGGTCTGTGCTATCAGGTATGCCCGGAGATAGCGATTGAGGTTGAAAAGTTATGA